TAGGGACGTCGCTCCTGATGTGTTCCTCGTCGGCAACTTAGGTGCCCCCCAGTTCTCGGAAACGATACCGGAGCGCTACGGTATCGAGGAGGCCCTGAAGGCCGTCGAAACCATTCAGGCCGATGCTCTGGCGATACACATGAACCCTCTTCAGGAGAGCGTCCAGCCCGAGGGGGACACTCAATACAAGGGCGTTCTCAAAGCGTTGGCAGAGCTCAAGGCCGAGTTTCCATACCCAATAATAGCGAAGGAAACCGGTGCCGGAGTTTCCAAGGAAGTGGCGGTAAGGCTTGAGAGCATAGGGATTGATGCCATCGACGTTGGTGGTCTCGGTGGGACAAGCTGGAGCGCCGTGGAATACTACAGAGCAAAGGACGAGATTGGGAAGGACCTCGCCTTACGCTTCTGGGACTGGGGAATTAAAACGGCCATAAGCGTTGCTGAAGTTCGCTACTCGACGGAGTTGCCCATTATAGCCACCGGTGGAATGAGGGATGGAATAACCATGGCGAAGGCTTTAGCTATGGGTGCCACCTTCGCCGGAGTGGCGTTGCCTCTCTTAAAGCCTGCCGTGAAAGGCGACGTTGAAGGCGTCATAAAAATCCTCAGGAGGTACATTGAGGAGATAAGGAATGCGATGTTCCTCGTTGGGGCCAGGA
The sequence above is drawn from the Thermococcus sp. genome and encodes:
- the fni gene encoding type 2 isopentenyl-diphosphate Delta-isomerase; the encoded protein is MEAFDREELTIIRKFEHIEHCLKRNVQAHVSNGFEDVHFVHMSLPEIDKDEIDLSVEFLGRRFDYPIFIAGMTGGTKGSQLAGRINKTLAKAAQELNIPMGVGSQRAMIRKPETWESYYVRDVAPDVFLVGNLGAPQFSETIPERYGIEEALKAVETIQADALAIHMNPLQESVQPEGDTQYKGVLKALAELKAEFPYPIIAKETGAGVSKEVAVRLESIGIDAIDVGGLGGTSWSAVEYYRAKDEIGKDLALRFWDWGIKTAISVAEVRYSTELPIIATGGMRDGITMAKALAMGATFAGVALPLLKPAVKGDVEGVIKILRRYIEEIRNAMFLVGAR